GTCGAGAGACGGGGGGGCGACGAACAGTACGAGGGCGTCGTCCCCGAAAATGCGCTTGACGTTGAGGGCTCCCTTGACGTCAATGTCGAGCAGCACGGGTCCGTCGTCGGCCTGATCTTCGACCTCTGAGCGGAGCGTGCCGTAGAACTGATCGGGGTACACCTCTTCGTACTCGAGGAGGTCTCCGGTGTCGATCCGGGTGCGAAATTCCTCCGGGGAAAGGAAGTGGTAGTCCACCCCGTCTGTCTCGTCGGGGCGGGCCGCACGCGTTGTGGCCGACACGGAAAACTGCATGTCCGGCATCGCCTCCAGCACCCGATGGGCAATGGTGGTCTTGCCGGCGCCGCTCGGGGCCGTCAATACGACGATGTTGCGGTCGGGCATGGTGGGGTTAAGGGGTGAGTGTTCGGGGGAGATGGCGGGGCGAGCCGGTGCTCAGAACGTTCAGCGCCCAGCCTTCGACGCCCGACGGGCTATTCAACATTGCGAATCTGCTCCTTAATCTTTTCGATCTCCTCCTTCATCTCCACTGCCTCCCGAGAGATGACCTCGTCATCGGCCTTGGCCCCGATCGTGTTCGCCTCACGGTGGATTTCCTGCGTAATGAACTTCAGCTTCCGCCCCGATGGCTCGTCGGCGTCGAGGGCCTCCCGAAACATCTTGATGTGGGAGTGAAGGCGGACGCACTCCTCGGTTACGTCGAGCTTGTCGGCGAGGAGGGCAATCTCGGTTTCGAGACGGTCGGGATCGAGATGCTCGTCGTCGATCAGTTCTTCGAGGCGGTCGCGAAGCTGGGCCTGACGCTCCTCGACCCGAGCCGGGGCCCGTGCCTCGATGGCGTCGAGGTGCTCGTCGATGGCGCGGGTGCGCTGCTCCAGGTCGTCGCGCAGTGCGTCGCCTTCCTCGCGCCGCATGGCCCGTAGGTCGTCGATGGCGGCGTCGAGGGCCTGCGTTACGGCCGGCCACGCGCGCTGGATCTTGGCGGCCTCCCGCTCCTCTTCCGCCGCGAAGATGTCCTCGAACTCCAGCAGGTGGTCGATCCGGATCGGTGCCTCAATCTGTGCGGCCGCGGCGAGCTGTTCCAGGCGCTGCTTGTGATGCATCGCCACGTCGGCGTCCACGTCGACCGGCAGGGCATCCGTGCCCTTGAGCTCGGCGGAGACGTTGACGTCGAATTGGCCCCGCTCGAATGCCTCCTTCATCTGCATCCGCACGTCCGACTCCGCCTCGGGAAGCGGGTCCGGAAGATGGACGAAGATGTTGAGGTGGCGCTTGTTCGTGGACTGGATTTCCACGGTCGCCGAGGCATCGTCGGTGCTGGCGTGGCCGCGCCCGAAGCCCGTCATGCTGCGAATCATAGGGGGAGGCGGGAGAACGAGTGGGAAACGCGAATGAGGGCCTCATTTTCGAAATCCCGCCTTCCGGACGGAAGACGGGCACTGAGGCGGGGCGTTCGGGACGAAACGTGCTGCGGGACAGACGGCGGAGGGGGAGGGATTCGAACCCTCGGTACCGTGTAAACGGCACACTCGCTTTCCAGGCGAGCACCTTCGACCACTCGGTCACCCCTCCAGAAGGGTCGGGAGCAGCGAGGGAGCGATGCGTCCCTCAGTCCTCCCTGGTGTCTCGTCAGACGTCCATGATCTGTTCGGTTTTTTGCTCCAGAAGCCCCTCCACGGTCTCGGTGTAAGCGTCGGTGATCTCTTGAAGATCTTCCTCGGCGCCGTAGAGTACATCCTCGGAGAAGTTTTCCTCCTCGACGACGCTCTGGATCTCGTTCTTGGTGTCGCGTCGGATATTGCGGATCGAAATCTTCGTCTCTTCGGCCCGCTCGCGACTGGTCTCCACAAGCTCCTTTCTTCGCTCTTCGGAGAGGGGCGGAATGGGGATGCGGATCTTTTCGCCGTCGTTGTTCGGGTTTAGGCCCAGGTCGGCCTTCATGATGCCCCGTTCGATGTTCTCGATGGAGTTGCGGTCGAACGGCTGCACGACGATGAGGTCGGGCTGGGGGGCGCTCACGCTGGCAACCTGCTCCAGGGGCGTCTGGGAGCCGTAGTATTCGACCGTCACGTTTTCGAGCATGGCCGGGGAGGCCCGTCCGGCGCGAATTGTGCGCATCTCCGAGCGCAGGTACGATACCGACTCCTCCATTTCCTCGTCGGCCTCGTCCAGAATATCCTGAATGGGATCGTCGGGCATGGGCGAGAGGGGCAGTTGGTGAGCGAGAGAATGGGCACGGGCGGCCTCCGTCAGGCCGGCACGCGTTCGGTAGGGGCCTTGGTTTCGTCCCAATGCACGTGGGTACCCACGGTTTCTCCTTCCAGGAGGCGCCGCAGGTTGTCCGACGTGCCCATGTTGAATACGGAAATGGGCATCTTCGACTCCTGGCAGAGCGTGAGGGCGGTCATGTCCATGACGCGCAGGTCGCGGTCAATGACCTCTTGTCCGTGGATCTGTTTGAAACGCTCGGCGGAATCGTCCTCCTCCGGGTCCGCGGTGAAGATGCCGTCCACCCGAGTGCCCTTCAGAATGACGTCGGCGTCGATCTCGAGGCCCCGAAGGGCGGCGGCGGTGTCGGTCGTGAAGTACGGATTGCCAGTGCCGGCCCCGAAGATGACGACCCGCCCCTTCTCGAGGTGGCGAATGGCACGACGGCGAATGAACGGTTCGGCGATCTCCTCCATCTTGATGCTCGACTGCAGGCGTGTGACAAGGTCGACCTGCTCGAAGGCGTCCTGGAGCGCCATGCCGTTGATCATGGTGGCGAGCATGCCCATGTAGTCCGCATGGGCACGCGTCATGCCCTCCATGGCATGCTCCACCCCCCGAAAGATGTTGCCGCCCCCAATGACGACGGCCACTTCGGCCCCAGCCTCGACGGCGGTCTTTACCTCATTTGCGTAGGTGCGGAGGACCGTCTCGTCGATCCCAAATTCCCGCTCTCCCAGCAAGGCCTGGCCACTAAGCTTCAGCAGCACGCGCTGATGTTCGAGGGACGAATCGGATCCGTCGTCGGGGGAAGCGCTCATAGGGAAGGCACCGTCAGGTGCGTGTTCGAGTTCGCTGTGCGAGCATCGGGCATCCCCGTTCTCGGGGGGAGGAAAGAATTGAGAAGGCTTTGGGCGGACGGCACAAGCCACAAGACCGGCCTGGCCTGGACAGGACCCGTGACCCGTACACATCCCGATGCGGTGCCGACGCCAACGGGGGGCACGACATCCGCATCATCAGTCGCCGAGTGCGTAGCGCGTAAAGCGGGCCACCGACAGGTCAGCATCGTCGAGCATCTTCTTCACCGATACCGACGAGTCCTTTACGAAGGCCTGCTCCATCAACACGTGGTCCTCGAAGAACCGCTCGAGCTTGCCCTCCACGATGTTGTCGATGACGTGCTCGGGCTTGCCTTCGTTGACGGCGGCCTCGCGGGCCACCTCGCGTTCCTCTTCCTTCACCTCGTCGGGCACCTCGTCCCGGGTGACGGCGATCGGTTCGAGGGCGGCCACCTGCATGGCGACGTCCCGGCCGGTCTCCTCTGCCTCTCCGTCGCCGTGCACCTCCACGAGCACGCCGAGCTTCGACCCCGGGTGGATGTAGGAAATTACCTCTCCGTCCTCGCTTTCGAGCACGTCGAAGCGGCGAATCGTAAGCTTCTCGCCGATGCGGCCGGTGAGGGCGACCAACTCGTCCTTGATCGTCGCGTCGTCTTCGTAGGGAAAGCTTTCCAGCTCCTCCAGGTCGTCGGGCTTCTCTTCGAGCACTCGATCCGCCACTGTCTCGGCGAACGACTGGAAGTCGTCGTTGCGGGCGACGAAGTCGGTCTCGCAGTTGATCTCGACGATCGCGGCAGCGTGGCCGTCATCGGACACGGCCGTCACGACGAGGCCCTCGTCGGCCTCCACGGCGGCGCGGTCGGAAGCGACCTCCTGGCCCTTCTTGCGGAGCAGGCTGACGGCCTCGTCGAAGTCGCCGTCGGTTTCCTGCAAAGCTTCTTTGCAGTCCATCATGCCGACGCCAGTGGCGTCGCGCAGCTCTTTTACCTGTTTGGCAGAAACGCTCATGTCTCGTCGGTTGGAGGGGGATCAGGTGAAATGGGCAGCGCGGGAGAAGGGAGGACGTTAGCCCTACGCGGCCGCCTTCTTCTTCTCTTCCTTCTTCATTCGGCGCTCGCGCAGGCCCTCTTGAACGGCGTCCGTGAGGGTAGACGTCACCAGCTCAATGGAGCTCAGCGCGTCGTCGTTGACCGGAATTGGGTAGTCGATGTTCTTCGGGTTCCCGTTGGTGTCGACCATCGCGATGATCGGGATGCCGAGGTTGTTGGCTTCGCTCACCGCAATGTCTTCCCGCTGCACATCGACGATGTAAATGGCACCGGGCAGGCTCGCCATGTCGCGGATGCCACCGAGCGTCTCCTCGAGCTTCTCGTGCTCGCGGAGCCGCATCAGCTTCTCCTTCTTCTTCAGCTTGTCGAGCGTGCCGTCCCGGTCCATCCGCTCAATCTCTTCCATGCGGCGGATGGACTTCCGGATTGTCTGGAAGTTGGTCATGGTGCCGCCAAGCCAGCGGTCAACCATGTGTGGCATGCCACACTCCTCGGCGTGCTCGCGGACGATGTCCTCGGCCTGCTTCTTGGTCCCGGCGAAGAGAATCTTCTTGCCGCGTTGCGCAAACCGCTTGACCGCCTCCGCGGCCTCGTCGAGAAGGACCTGACTCTGCATCAGGTCGATGATGTGGATGTTATTCCGCTCCATGAAGACGTATTTCTCCATGCGCGGATTCCACCGGCTCGTCAGGTGACCAAAGTGAGCCCCGGCCTTCAAGAGCTCCTCAATGGTCACGCGGTGGGACGTCTCCTCTTCCGCCTCCGGGGACGATTCCCCAGACGCATCGCCTTCGCCGTCGGTGTCCTGGGGCGCAGCGTCGGCAGCGTCCCCGTCGGGTTCAGAAGAGTCTGCCTCGGCATTTTCAGGGGCATCCTCGTCCGTCGACTCGGAAGCGGTGTCTTCCAGGGGTTGAGAGGAGTCTTCTTCAGGGGGGGCTTCGTCCTGAACGTCAGGGGTTTCCGTAGTCGTCTCGTCAGCCATAATAGGGTCTACAAATGCGTGGGAGATTGGGTTTGCACTACTACGACCGTCTCCTGCGCAGCGAAACCGTCTTTAGCCACGGTCAACCCACTGTCGCATCGGGCCGTATGGTTGATTGATGCAGCGTTGAATGACGGAGGCCGAACGTCGAACGGAAGCCGTCCGGCGCTCGTCGCCTCGCCATTCGCAACTGTCTAACGCTTGCTGTACTGGCTCTTCTTCCGGGCACCGGGCTGGCCGTACTTCTTGCGCTCGACCATCCGGTCGTCGCGGGTCAGGTAGCCGGCGTCGCGAAGGGGGCCGCGCAGTTCTTCGTCGTACTCAACGAGGGCCCGGGCAATGCCAAGGCGAGTGGCCTCGGCCTGTCCGGTAAGGCCGCCGCCGGAGGCGTTGACCTTCACGTTGAACTGACCGACCGTATCGGTCACATCGAAGGGCTGATCGAGGGTGCGGCGGCGCCAGGCGACCGGAAAGTAGTCCTCAGCGTCTCGCTCATTGACGACGAAACTGGAGCCGTCGCCCGGGCGCAAGTACACACGCGCCGTGGAGGTCTTACGGCGCCCAATGGCCTGATACTGGGTCATCTTGGGCATGGGGAGAAGTCAGGGATTCGAAAAAGTGCGTCGGCAAAAGGGGCGGACAAACCGCTACGCGTTTTCGAGCGGCTCGGGCTGCTGTGCCTCGTGGGGGTGATCCGGGCCGGCGTAAACCTTCAACTTTTTGAACGTATCCCGACCCAGGGGGCCTGTGGGAAGCATGCCCTCCACGGCCTCTTTAATGATGTATGTGGGCTTTTCTTCGCGCATCTCCTCGGGGGAGTGCGAGCGGTCACCGCCCGGATACCCACTGTACTCGTGGTACTCCTTCTGCTGCTCCTTCTTGCCCGTGAACCGGGCCTTGTCCGCATTCACCACGATCACGTGGTCGCCCGTGTCCACATGGGGGGTGAAGGTGGGCTTGTGCTTTCCGCGGAGCACGCGGGCAATCTGAGAAGCGAGGCGGCCCACGACCTGGTTTGTGGCATCCACGATGTACCAGTCGCGCTCCACCTCATCTGGCTTGGCGTTGAAGGTCTTGAAGCTTTGCGTGTCCATCGGTCGGAATCCGTCGGTTGGCACAGGTCCGGGGGACAAAGCGGATGCACGAACGGGTGCAGCGCCGTGGAGAAACCGCCCGAGCACCACAGGATGACTGAGGGACCCGCCAGGGGCGAAGTCTTCAGTCGCGTGCGAAATACTCTTCGGCGGTACGTCCCCGCGTCAAAAGATTTATTGCAGTCACTGTGGCACGGATGAGGGCGGACCAGGTTTTCGCGCCCTGAGCGGATTCCTGTAATCTTGACGGAGGAAAGAGGTGGAGGAAAGTGCCTGTGACGCGGGTGTGCCCACCGAACATCAGGGTATAGGGGAACTCTGACGGGGGGGCACCATTCCAACCAAGCTTTGCAAAACCGACTAAATAGTTCCGCCCGGCCGCATGCTGACCGTCGACATCACGTCCCTTTCGACGGGCATCCATCACCTGGAGTTCGCTCCCTCGGCGAGCCAGGCTGACCTTGACCCCACTACGTTCAGCGACGTGCACGTTGACGCGGAACTGCAGTATCACCGCGACCGCATTCTCGTGAAGATGCGCGCCACGGCCACGGCCGAGCTGACGTGCGATCGCACCCTTCAGCCCTACGACGAAGCCCTGGACGGCCAGTACAACGTGCTCTTCGGGCCGCCGTCCATGGTGGGGCAGGAGGGAGAAGAGTTCGAAGAGGTGCGGCCGCTCAATTCCTCCGACCGGGAGATTGATCTCACGGACATGGTCCGCGACACGCTGCTCCTCGCCATTCCTCAGCGCCGCATTGCTCCGGGGGCCGAGGACGAGCCCATCGAGCGGGAGTTTGGGGCCACGGACGATGCCGACCCGGACGGCGACACCCCCGTTGATCCACGCTGGAGTGCCCTGGAGGAGCTGAAAGACGACGAGTAACGACGTGGTGCCCTGTACGGAAAAAAACCCTGAGGTATAAATTCTGGGCGAAATGAGACCAGGCCTTTGAACACCGACGGCGATCCTTCCATCATACGGGAGCCTTTACCGGAAGTGCTTGGCGCCATTCCGCCACGAATTCGACGTTCATTGTTTCGACGACTCTAAGCCATGGCTGTCCCAAAACGACGACATTCAAAATCACGCACTCGAAAGCGCCGCTCGACCTATTATAACGAGCTGGAGCCCCCTCAGCTCATGGAGTGCAACAACTGCGGCAACCCGAAGGTGATGCACCGAGCATGCAAGCACTGTGGGCACTACCGCGGCCGACAGGTTATCGAGCCGTCCGATGAGTTGATCGCGTAGGGGACGAACGGGCAGTCGCCCGGCACATCCCCACTGGTGAGGCCCGTGTTCGGGGCCGGCCGATCCTACACGTCGCGAATCTCAGTCCAGGCCGGCTGCTTTTTTGTCGGGTCTTCGTTCCGAACACGGAAGCGCGCCCGGCGATTGTCTCTGCGTACGCCTATGTTTCCGCCGGAGCAGTGTCGTCCCCCCTGGGGAAAGCAGTGCTCTCCCGCCCGGCGGGACGGCAACTTTCTCTCCGGCACGCATGTTCTGGCAGACACACGGACGGTTCGTATGGCAGCATCGCGTATCGCAGTGGATGCAATGGGGGGTGACGACGCCCCGGAAGCGGTCGTGGAGGGGGCCATTCAGGCCCTCCACCAGACAGAAAATGACCTGTCGGTGCTCCTCGTGGGCCCCGAAGA
This portion of the Salinibacter grassmerensis genome encodes:
- the gmk gene encoding guanylate kinase gives rise to the protein MPDRNIVVLTAPSGAGKTTIAHRVLEAMPDMQFSVSATTRAARPDETDGVDYHFLSPEEFRTRIDTGDLLEYEEVYPDQFYGTLRSEVEDQADDGPVLLDIDVKGALNVKRIFGDDALVLFVAPPSLDELRRRLEGRGTEDRESLQERLDRVEQEMDKADDCDTVVVNDDLDTAVEETLTRIRQFLDS
- a CDS encoding YicC/YloC family endoribonuclease; translation: MIRSMTGFGRGHASTDDASATVEIQSTNKRHLNIFVHLPDPLPEAESDVRMQMKEAFERGQFDVNVSAELKGTDALPVDVDADVAMHHKQRLEQLAAAAQIEAPIRIDHLLEFEDIFAAEEEREAAKIQRAWPAVTQALDAAIDDLRAMRREEGDALRDDLEQRTRAIDEHLDAIEARAPARVEERQAQLRDRLEELIDDEHLDPDRLETEIALLADKLDVTEECVRLHSHIKMFREALDADEPSGRKLKFITQEIHREANTIGAKADDEVISREAVEMKEEIEKIKEQIRNVE
- the frr gene encoding ribosome recycling factor, yielding MPDDPIQDILDEADEEMEESVSYLRSEMRTIRAGRASPAMLENVTVEYYGSQTPLEQVASVSAPQPDLIVVQPFDRNSIENIERGIMKADLGLNPNNDGEKIRIPIPPLSEERRKELVETSRERAEETKISIRNIRRDTKNEIQSVVEEENFSEDVLYGAEEDLQEITDAYTETVEGLLEQKTEQIMDV
- the pyrH gene encoding UMP kinase, with the translated sequence MSASPDDGSDSSLEHQRVLLKLSGQALLGEREFGIDETVLRTYANEVKTAVEAGAEVAVVIGGGNIFRGVEHAMEGMTRAHADYMGMLATMINGMALQDAFEQVDLVTRLQSSIKMEEIAEPFIRRRAIRHLEKGRVVIFGAGTGNPYFTTDTAAALRGLEIDADVILKGTRVDGIFTADPEEDDSAERFKQIHGQEVIDRDLRVMDMTALTLCQESKMPISVFNMGTSDNLRRLLEGETVGTHVHWDETKAPTERVPA
- the tsf gene encoding translation elongation factor Ts → MSVSAKQVKELRDATGVGMMDCKEALQETDGDFDEAVSLLRKKGQEVASDRAAVEADEGLVVTAVSDDGHAAAIVEINCETDFVARNDDFQSFAETVADRVLEEKPDDLEELESFPYEDDATIKDELVALTGRIGEKLTIRRFDVLESEDGEVISYIHPGSKLGVLVEVHGDGEAEETGRDVAMQVAALEPIAVTRDEVPDEVKEEEREVAREAAVNEGKPEHVIDNIVEGKLERFFEDHVLMEQAFVKDSSVSVKKMLDDADLSVARFTRYALGD
- the rpsB gene encoding 30S ribosomal protein S2 — protein: MADETTTETPDVQDEAPPEEDSSQPLEDTASESTDEDAPENAEADSSEPDGDAADAAPQDTDGEGDASGESSPEAEEETSHRVTIEELLKAGAHFGHLTSRWNPRMEKYVFMERNNIHIIDLMQSQVLLDEAAEAVKRFAQRGKKILFAGTKKQAEDIVREHAEECGMPHMVDRWLGGTMTNFQTIRKSIRRMEEIERMDRDGTLDKLKKKEKLMRLREHEKLEETLGGIRDMASLPGAIYIVDVQREDIAVSEANNLGIPIIAMVDTNGNPKNIDYPIPVNDDALSSIELVTSTLTDAVQEGLRERRMKKEEKKKAAA
- the rpsI gene encoding 30S ribosomal protein S9, whose protein sequence is MPKMTQYQAIGRRKTSTARVYLRPGDGSSFVVNERDAEDYFPVAWRRRTLDQPFDVTDTVGQFNVKVNASGGGLTGQAEATRLGIARALVEYDEELRGPLRDAGYLTRDDRMVERKKYGQPGARKKSQYSKR
- the rplM gene encoding 50S ribosomal protein L13: MDTQSFKTFNAKPDEVERDWYIVDATNQVVGRLASQIARVLRGKHKPTFTPHVDTGDHVIVVNADKARFTGKKEQQKEYHEYSGYPGGDRSHSPEEMREEKPTYIIKEAVEGMLPTGPLGRDTFKKLKVYAGPDHPHEAQQPEPLENA
- a CDS encoding YceD family protein, encoding MLTVDITSLSTGIHHLEFAPSASQADLDPTTFSDVHVDAELQYHRDRILVKMRATATAELTCDRTLQPYDEALDGQYNVLFGPPSMVGQEGEEFEEVRPLNSSDREIDLTDMVRDTLLLAIPQRRIAPGAEDEPIEREFGATDDADPDGDTPVDPRWSALEELKDDE
- the rpmF gene encoding 50S ribosomal protein L32, whose translation is MAVPKRRHSKSRTRKRRSTYYNELEPPQLMECNNCGNPKVMHRACKHCGHYRGRQVIEPSDELIA